AACATGCTTTGTTCCAGCTAACTGAAAAACTGTCATACTCATTAACTGAGGATGAAATGAGAACGCTTGTGATGATTCTGGAAAAAGTAAAATGATTTTTTTTGAGAATCATTGATTAGGTAAAGACTAACTAACTACGAAAGCAGCCAAAAAAGCTGGAAATAGAGACTATTATAATGACAATAGAAGAAAACAGCATCGAGAATGAGAGTATAATAATCAGGCTCTCTGAGATAGTAGTCTATCCTGAAAGCAACACAAAATTCCTGGCTGACAGAAATGCCGGCGAGATATTGCTCTCAAAGATGGAAAACGAGCAGGAAACAGCATATGCAGTAGGCCTTACCATGAAAAAGGAGGCAAAGCTTGCTGAAATGCTGGAAGATGACCTCTACAAGGTAGGAAATCTCCTTGAGATCGAATCAGTCGTCCCTGCACATGAAGGTTACCTTATATCCGCAAGATCTGCCGGAAGAGTTAAAGTCGTCTCATTGTACCAGAAAGACGAAATGTTCTACGCAACCTACGAGGAGCTTCCTGACTTAGAGGATCTTGACGAGGATATGCGGGACTTCATCCTTCATGATATAAAGCGCACAATACACAATATAGGTGAACATTTCCAGCGCTCAGAACATTTCATCAGGCCAATCGATGATATGGGATCAATTGATCAGATAATGGGATATGTAATGCCATACCTGCCGGTTGACGTTGAAGAAAAACAGGCAATACTGGAAACACTTTCCGTTCGTGAACGCTATTTGAAGTTCTTCTCCATACTGGTAAAGCAGAAAGAGAGTATCCAGCTTCAGATGGAACTTGCAAAGAAGGTTGGCGAAAAGATGAACAAAAATCATCGTGAAGCCATGCTGCGCGAACAGATCAAGGTGATCAGGGAAGAACTCAATGAAACCGATGATCCGATCTCAGGTGAAGGCGGCTATCGGGAAAGAATAGACAATTCTTACATGCCCGAAGAGATCCACAAGAAAGCTGTTTCAGAGCTTAAGAAACTTGAATCTGCAGGCCCGCAAAGTCCCGAATACAATATAATCAGGAACTACCTTGACCTTCTGCTTGACCTTCCATGGACAGCCGGAGAGAAAAAGGATATTGACATCAACGAAGCACGCAAAGTCCTAGAGGACAATCACAACGGCCTTGAAAAGGTAAAGGAGAGGATCATCCAGCACCTTGCCGTAATGAAACTAAAGCATGAGAAGCAGGGCTCAATAATCCTGTTCACAGGCCCACCGGGAACAGGTAAGACCAGCCTTGGTAAGAGTATCGCAGATGCTCTTGGCAGGGAATATGTACGTGTAAGTCTTGGAGGCGTTAAGGATGAAGCTGAGATACGCGGACATCGAAAGACATACATTGGAGCCATGCCCGGAAGGGTAATTCAGGGTATCAAGAAAGCAGGAACCAGAAATCCTGTATTCATACTGGATGAAATAGACAAGCTTTCATCTTCATACTCGGGAGATCCTGCAAGTGCTTTGCTTGAAGTTCTTGACCCGGAGCAGAACAATGCATTCTCTGATCATTACCTGGAAGTTCCATACGATCTTTCAGAGGTTTTGTTCATAGCAACAGCCAACTCGCTCTCAACTGTTCCGGCTCCATTGCTTGACAGGATGGAAATAATAGAGATCTCAGGCTATACAAAGAATGAGAAACTTGCAATTGCAAAGGACCACTTGCTTCCGGATATACTGGAAGAGCACGGGCTTGATACGAATATGCTCCAGATCGATGACCAGGCAATGAACGGAATCATTGACCGCTATACAAGGGAAGCAGGAGTGAGAGGTTTGAAAAAACAACTTGCAAGAACTGCAAGATTCGTATCTGAAAAGATAGTATCAGGAAAAGCAGATCTTCCCTATGTTGTACATGCTGAAATGCTGAAGGAGATACTTGGCAAGGAGCTTATTCGCCAGGATGAAGCCCGCAAGGAAAATGTCCCGGGTGTTGTGACCGGACTCGCATGGACCCCTGTTGGAGGAGATATCCTGTTCATAGAGGGCACATTCATGCCTGGCAAGGGTAAACTCACCCTTACAGGCCAGCTTGGAGATGTGATGAAGGAATCAGCACAGATATCACTGAGTCTTGTAAAGTCAAGGCTTGCAAACACTGCAAACAGCTTTGATTTCACAACAAGTGACATCCATATCCACGTTCCATCAGGAGCTACACCAAAGGATGGTCCGTCTGCAGGTGTTACATTGCTTACGGCACTGACGTCCCTTATAACCGGAAAGGCTGTTGATTCAAAGCTTGCCATGACAGGCGAGGTCACTCTCAGTGGTGCAGTCCTGCCGGTTGGCGGAATCAAAGAGAAGGTGCTTGCAGCACACAGGGCAGGTATAAAGAAGGTCATTCTTCCGCATGAGAATGAAAGAGATCTTGAAGATGTACCTGAGGATGTCCGCAATGAGTTGCAATTCGTACCTGTCGAAACCATTGAGGATGTCCTCAAGGAAGCTCTGGATATTGACCTGCACAGACCGGCGGTTTGCTATTCAGGCCAGCACCTGCACCATCATGGAATAAGCGAGATATAATTTAAATGGAGGCTTTCAGCTTCCATTTTTATATTTAATGAAATTTCATTCTGATTTAAAAATAACGAAAAAAAGAGATTAAGCCTTATTCTTCAAGGCTTGCTATGTCTTCTTCTTCAGAGAAAAGGTAATCCTTAAGCTCATGGTCAAAAGCATCATCATGCTGTCTTATCCATTCAAGAAGCATTGCTGCGTGTTCTTTCTCTTCGTTTGCATTGTGGATGAGGATTTTCTTGAGGTTCTCATCAGTACATGCATCTGCTCTCTGGTTATACCAGTCAACAGCTTCAAGTTCTTCTCTTAAGGAATCGATTGCTCTTTTCATGTTCAGGG
The sequence above is a segment of the uncultured Methanolobus sp. genome. Coding sequences within it:
- the lon gene encoding endopeptidase La, with the translated sequence MTIEENSIENESIIIRLSEIVVYPESNTKFLADRNAGEILLSKMENEQETAYAVGLTMKKEAKLAEMLEDDLYKVGNLLEIESVVPAHEGYLISARSAGRVKVVSLYQKDEMFYATYEELPDLEDLDEDMRDFILHDIKRTIHNIGEHFQRSEHFIRPIDDMGSIDQIMGYVMPYLPVDVEEKQAILETLSVRERYLKFFSILVKQKESIQLQMELAKKVGEKMNKNHREAMLREQIKVIREELNETDDPISGEGGYRERIDNSYMPEEIHKKAVSELKKLESAGPQSPEYNIIRNYLDLLLDLPWTAGEKKDIDINEARKVLEDNHNGLEKVKERIIQHLAVMKLKHEKQGSIILFTGPPGTGKTSLGKSIADALGREYVRVSLGGVKDEAEIRGHRKTYIGAMPGRVIQGIKKAGTRNPVFILDEIDKLSSSYSGDPASALLEVLDPEQNNAFSDHYLEVPYDLSEVLFIATANSLSTVPAPLLDRMEIIEISGYTKNEKLAIAKDHLLPDILEEHGLDTNMLQIDDQAMNGIIDRYTREAGVRGLKKQLARTARFVSEKIVSGKADLPYVVHAEMLKEILGKELIRQDEARKENVPGVVTGLAWTPVGGDILFIEGTFMPGKGKLTLTGQLGDVMKESAQISLSLVKSRLANTANSFDFTTSDIHIHVPSGATPKDGPSAGVTLLTALTSLITGKAVDSKLAMTGEVTLSGAVLPVGGIKEKVLAAHRAGIKKVILPHENERDLEDVPEDVRNELQFVPVETIEDVLKEALDIDLHRPAVCYSGQHLHHHGISEI
- a CDS encoding ferritin; protein product: MMHEDRSKMSEKTLNMKRAIDSLREELEAVDWYNQRADACTDENLKKILIHNANEEKEHAAMLLEWIRQHDDAFDHELKDYLFSEEEDIASLEE